A window of Sulfurimonas gotlandica GD1 contains these coding sequences:
- a CDS encoding sensor histidine kinase: MSILRKKIIKPLSAVSLQRKLFMFVLVALSLIIVAGGTFIYKLVNDTFIKSEKTHIATIAESLAPRVSVWYFINNQANVSEMDEFLKSMLASYKLEYIAFKDNSGAIISESSTSAYIAGDSYNIEYKKDVISPKEDHLKNIMGTLELVKSNQILKELSYKYITTGILFAALLALYFYLEMRLLKELLMPLSRIADEIKGYLPGDKLVFKSIALNKDDVIFEIVNGFRQMQQNIDDGMREKAIEEENNKAKDAFLLKQSRFIEMGTMISNIAHQWKQPLNIVELCITDLTIKSMMGEVDSKDQEKNFNEIHNQVLFMSKTIDLFKNFLNEDHRKKNIEIFPIERAVGESLQLLDSMFDKNKISIEVNLDKESFAYGSISEIEQAILIILNNALDAIIGKNKDSGKIIIESTVEGENNIIKISDNGGGFDKSIADKIFDAYFTTKHQAQGTGLGLFITKTIIEIKFNGTIEAYNFKDGALFLIKIPLPNFQ; encoded by the coding sequence ATGAGTATTTTACGTAAAAAAATAATAAAGCCACTTAGTGCGGTCTCTTTGCAACGTAAATTATTTATGTTTGTTCTTGTCGCTCTGTCGCTGATAATCGTCGCTGGTGGAACATTTATTTATAAACTTGTCAACGATACTTTTATTAAATCTGAGAAAACTCATATTGCAACAATTGCTGAATCATTAGCCCCGAGAGTAAGCGTATGGTATTTTATAAATAATCAAGCTAATGTCTCCGAAATGGATGAATTCTTGAAAAGTATGCTTGCTTCATATAAACTTGAATATATCGCTTTTAAAGATAACAGTGGAGCAATTATATCTGAGAGTAGTACATCAGCGTACATTGCAGGGGATTCATACAACATAGAGTATAAAAAAGATGTCATCAGCCCAAAAGAAGATCATCTTAAAAATATAATGGGAACTCTTGAACTTGTTAAAAGTAACCAAATATTGAAAGAACTATCGTATAAATATATTACTACAGGAATTCTTTTTGCCGCTTTATTGGCGCTGTATTTTTATTTGGAAATGCGTCTGTTAAAAGAGTTGCTGATGCCTTTAAGTAGGATTGCAGATGAGATTAAAGGCTATCTGCCAGGTGACAAACTTGTTTTTAAATCAATTGCTCTAAACAAAGATGATGTGATATTTGAGATTGTCAACGGGTTTAGGCAAATGCAGCAAAATATTGATGATGGAATGAGAGAAAAAGCCATTGAAGAGGAAAACAATAAAGCTAAAGATGCCTTTTTACTTAAGCAATCACGATTTATTGAAATGGGAACAATGATAAGTAATATTGCTCATCAATGGAAGCAACCTCTAAACATAGTTGAACTCTGTATTACTGATTTAACAATAAAAAGTATGATGGGAGAAGTGGATTCAAAAGACCAGGAAAAAAATTTTAACGAGATTCATAACCAAGTACTCTTCATGTCAAAAACTATAGATCTATTTAAAAATTTTCTAAATGAAGACCATCGTAAAAAAAACATTGAAATATTTCCAATTGAAAGAGCAGTTGGGGAAAGTTTGCAGTTGCTTGATAGTATGTTTGACAAAAATAAGATATCTATTGAGGTCAATCTAGATAAAGAGTCTTTTGCCTATGGATCTATCAGCGAAATAGAGCAAGCTATTTTGATTATACTTAATAATGCTCTTGATGCAATAATAGGAAAAAATAAAGATAGTGGTAAAATCATTATTGAGTCTACTGTTGAAGGTGAAAACAATATTATTAAAATCAGTGATAACGGTGGAGGCTTTGATAAGAGTATTGCCGATAAAATATTTGATGCATATTTTACAACAAAGCATCAGGCGCAAGGCACTGGACTCGGGCTTTTTATAACAAAAACAATCATTGAGATAAAATTTAACGGCACCATAGAAGCATATAACTTCAAAGACGGTGCACTTTTCTTGATTAAAATCCCTCTACCAAATTTTCAGTAG
- a CDS encoding c-type cytochrome, which translates to MKKIVLALFVSTIALMGAVEPKACAACHNADFKKSALGKSKIVSDLKHEEIATALKGYKAGTYGGVMKAVMKGQVAKYSDAELEAFAQTIGK; encoded by the coding sequence ATGAAAAAAATTGTTTTAGCGTTATTTGTAAGTACAATCGCACTCATGGGTGCAGTTGAACCAAAGGCTTGTGCTGCCTGTCATAATGCTGATTTTAAAAAATCTGCACTTGGTAAATCAAAAATTGTTTCAGACTTAAAACATGAGGAGATTGCAACTGCATTGAAAGGTTACAAAGCTGGAACTTATGGCGGAGTTATGAAAGCTGTAATGAAAGGTCAAGTTGCTAAATACTCCGATGCTGAGTTAGAAGCATTTGCCCAAACTATCGGTAAATAA
- a CDS encoding S24 family peptidase, with protein sequence MSLITLEYVDALDANNEKKVLEFSTNLLKEPINKGSLFVIKVDGESMEPVIKDRTLVVADLSQRGVVDADIYLVYYENRMWIKKAKQESDGMTFVSINKEYGHLVYKEADVRVVAKAVLSFNSF encoded by the coding sequence TTGTCTCTAATCACTCTTGAATACGTAGATGCTCTTGATGCAAACAATGAAAAAAAAGTTTTGGAATTTTCTACAAATCTGCTTAAAGAACCGATAAACAAAGGTTCGCTGTTTGTCATAAAGGTTGATGGTGAGTCTATGGAGCCTGTTATTAAAGACCGTACACTTGTTGTTGCTGACCTTTCTCAAAGAGGAGTAGTAGATGCAGATATATATCTGGTCTATTATGAGAACAGGATGTGGATAAAAAAAGCTAAACAAGAGTCAGATGGAATGACGTTTGTGTCTATCAACAAAGAGTATGGGCATCTAGTATATAAAGAAGCAGATGTTCGTGTAGTAGCTAAGGCTGTTTTGTCTTTTAATAGCTTCTAG
- the mnmA gene encoding tRNA 2-thiouridine(34) synthase MnmA, with translation MNKKVIVGMSGGIDSSVTAYLLQQEGYEVIGVYMKLHDLIENFHEDNIASGKKVARSLGIEYHILDLSSKFKEEVYDYFVGEYLNGNTPNPCVKCNRTIKFGALFDFAKEQGADFLATGHYAKTDGEFIYKAEDDTKDQSYFLAQIKQDVLKHLIFPMNKYRKTEIVKLGSTLPVIKEIAKRKESQEICFVENVYTDIIKKHTDIDLPGLALDTDGNEVGHHKGYMHYTIGKRRGFTVHGAHEPHYVKEIDPNANTIVVCKKDDLGVSKVLIDTLNLFIDKKEFECTVKLRYRTHKIACKVIIEDSEAMIYLDKNVDGVATGQVAVFYDGNKVLGSGFIKKTFQ, from the coding sequence ATGAACAAAAAAGTAATAGTAGGTATGAGTGGCGGGATAGATTCTTCTGTCACGGCTTACCTGCTCCAACAAGAGGGCTATGAGGTCATCGGAGTATATATGAAGCTCCACGACCTTATAGAAAACTTCCATGAAGACAACATTGCATCTGGAAAAAAAGTAGCACGCTCTCTTGGCATCGAGTACCATATACTTGACCTTAGCAGTAAGTTCAAAGAAGAGGTGTATGACTACTTTGTAGGCGAATACCTCAATGGCAATACTCCAAACCCATGTGTAAAGTGTAACCGCACTATCAAGTTTGGAGCACTGTTTGACTTTGCAAAAGAACAAGGCGCTGACTTTTTGGCAACAGGGCACTATGCAAAAACAGATGGTGAGTTTATCTACAAAGCAGAGGACGACACTAAAGATCAGAGTTATTTTTTAGCACAGATAAAACAAGATGTTTTAAAGCATCTCATCTTCCCTATGAATAAGTACAGAAAAACAGAGATAGTAAAACTTGGTAGCACCCTGCCCGTTATAAAAGAAATAGCGAAAAGAAAAGAGTCTCAAGAGATCTGTTTTGTGGAAAATGTCTATACCGATATCATCAAAAAACATACAGACATAGACCTACCAGGTCTTGCTCTAGATACTGATGGCAATGAAGTCGGTCATCACAAAGGCTACATGCACTACACCATAGGAAAGAGAAGAGGCTTTACAGTCCATGGCGCACATGAGCCTCACTATGTAAAAGAGATAGACCCAAATGCAAACACTATAGTAGTGTGTAAAAAAGATGACCTCGGTGTCTCAAAAGTCCTCATAGACACGCTTAATCTTTTCATAGACAAAAAAGAGTTTGAGTGTACAGTCAAACTAAGATATAGAACTCATAAGATAGCTTGCAAGGTAATCATAGAAGATAGTGAAGCCATGATATATCTAGATAAAAATGTAGACGGAGTAGCTACTGGACAGGTAGCTGTATTTTATGACGGTAACAAGGTTTTAGGTAGTGGGTTTATAAAGAAGACGTTCCAGTAG
- a CDS encoding O-acetylhomoserine aminocarboxypropyltransferase/cysteine synthase family protein, producing the protein MNKETLAIHHGYERDSQGTTAVPIYQTTAYAFKSAKHASDLFSLQDLGNIYTRLNNPTTAVLEARLAEIEGGVSALATSSGQAAIFYAITNLVKAGDNIILSDKVYGGSVTLLKHTIKRFGIEARVFNLDDPSTIEALVDDRTKAIFYESLSNPQIAVADIDAISAIAQKHGIISICDNTVATPLLVNPIAHGADIVVHSCSKYISGQGLALGGAIIDRDGLTEFFKGSTRYPHFNEPDESYQGLVYTDLPFPPFNLRVRLALLRDIGATPSPFNSWSLIQSLETLSLRIEKHSHNALKVAKFLESHPKVFNLNYPGLEGNSYNALANKYFKDGQCSGLISFEVEDKESAWKVLDATKLFSIVVNIGDSKSIITHPSSTTHQQIPLVEQKKIGITEGLIRLSVGLENSDDLIADLKAALDS; encoded by the coding sequence ATGAATAAGGAAACATTAGCTATACATCACGGATATGAGAGAGATTCTCAAGGTACAACGGCGGTTCCAATCTACCAAACAACAGCATACGCTTTTAAAAGTGCTAAGCATGCTTCTGATCTGTTTAGTCTGCAAGACTTAGGAAACATCTATACAAGACTAAATAACCCGACAACTGCGGTTTTAGAAGCTAGACTTGCTGAGATAGAAGGCGGAGTAAGCGCTTTGGCAACTTCAAGTGGTCAGGCAGCTATATTTTACGCTATCACAAACCTTGTAAAAGCTGGAGATAACATCATTCTCTCAGATAAAGTTTATGGCGGTAGTGTCACTCTTTTAAAGCATACTATTAAGAGATTTGGGATAGAAGCGAGAGTATTTAACCTTGATGATCCTTCAACGATAGAAGCACTTGTAGATGACAGAACAAAAGCGATATTTTACGAGTCACTTTCAAACCCTCAAATCGCAGTTGCAGACATAGATGCTATCAGTGCAATCGCTCAAAAGCATGGAATCATCAGCATCTGTGACAACACAGTAGCGACTCCACTTTTAGTAAATCCTATTGCTCATGGTGCAGACATCGTAGTACACAGTTGTAGTAAATATATCTCAGGTCAGGGTCTTGCACTTGGTGGTGCTATCATAGACAGAGACGGTTTAACAGAGTTCTTTAAAGGCAGTACAAGATACCCACACTTCAACGAGCCGGATGAGAGTTACCAAGGTCTGGTATATACTGACCTTCCATTTCCTCCGTTTAACCTGCGTGTGAGACTTGCTCTTCTTAGAGATATCGGTGCGACACCTTCACCATTTAACTCTTGGTCTCTGATTCAAAGTCTTGAGACACTTAGTCTAAGAATAGAGAAACATTCACACAATGCACTAAAAGTTGCAAAGTTCTTAGAGTCTCATCCTAAAGTGTTTAACCTTAACTACCCAGGTCTTGAGGGCAACAGCTATAACGCTCTTGCAAACAAGTACTTCAAAGATGGACAGTGTAGCGGTCTTATCAGTTTTGAAGTTGAAGATAAAGAGAGTGCATGGAAAGTTCTAGATGCAACTAAGCTTTTCTCTATCGTTGTAAATATCGGTGATTCTAAATCAATCATCACGCATCCATCTTCAACTACGCATCAGCAGATTCCACTTGTTGAACAAAAAAAGATCGGTATCACTGAAGGTCTTATCAGACTAAGTGTCGGTCTTGAAAATTCAGATGATCTAATAGCAGATCTTAAAGCTGCACTAGACTCTTAA